The sequence ACAGGCAACGGGAGAGGCGATACCCGATGGCATCCATCCCGCCCCCGGCAAACTGCGCCTCGATTCGACCAGTGCACCGGAGGTTGGACAGTCCAGCTTCATAACCCGCCACGTGGCCGCTATCATGGCCGATTATCCCGACAAGACCACCGACTATATCCGCTCGCTGAAACCGGAATGGCAACAGGCCGGCCAGGCCTGGCTGTCAACCGGCGGATGGCAGGCCGATGTGGCGTCCATCGTGCCGACACTGGGGGTTCATGCCGGTATGATGGCGGCCATTGCCACGCTCACCGCACCCGGAGACCGGGTTGCGTTTGAAGCGGTTACCTACGCCTCCCTGGCGCGGGCTGTTAACTTGATCGGGCGCCGGCCGATATCGGTCCCGATGACCGAAGACGGTATAGATGTAGACGCCTTCGACCACCTGTGTGCCAACCAGCATCCCAAGGCAGTAGTGGTGATTCCCACTATCCAGAACCCGACCACAGCCATCATGCCGGCCGCCACCCGCGAGAACCTTGCCACAATCGCGCGCAAGCACGGTGTGTGGATCATAGAAGACAACATCTATGGAGCGTGTGTGGACGAGGCCCCTGCTCCCATCGCCGCTCTGGCGCCGGATATCACTTTCCACATGGGCGGATTGTCCAAGGCGGTTGCCGCAGGCATCCGGTCAGCCTGGGTGTCGTGTCCGCCAGCCTATGTCAGGTCGCTGCCGGTTGCGCACAAGATGCTGACCGGCGGCATGCCGTTCATGCTGGCTGAAACCGCCGCCCGCATTGTACGCGCCGGAGAAGCCAACACCATAGCGCGCGCGGTTCTGCGTGAGAACCTGTCCCGCCTGGCCATTATACGAGAAACCCTGTCAGGCCATGATTTCCGGTCCCACGACAACAGTGCATTCATCTGGCTCAAACTCCCCGAGCCGTGGCGGGCCAGCCTGTTCGTATCGGCAGCGCGTGACATAGGCCTGCTGGTGGACGGCGACGACGAATTCCAGTTTTCACAGGACCAGGCCAGCCTGCACCGGATCCGCATTGCCTTTTCCACAATACCCTCACACGCCACCTTGCGCGATGCACTGGTGCGCCTGCGCCGCCTGCTGGACGCCGGCCCCTCTGGCTATGACAGCTATACCTGAATCGCAGAAAACCGCCCCTAAGCGGAAACCGTAAACTGGCCCAGTTTAATTCAATTTTTCAATAACTTAAACTTGCATTCTAAAACTGAAAATTTGAACTTCATGGTTCAGTTCAGCTTAGGTATCCCACGCGGTTTGTGTCCGGTTATCGCCACTACGCTGCTAGTATAAAGCGTTAACCAATGAACCGGCGATCTGGAAAATCGACCCTCACGCTCCGGTTCAAAGGCCCCGTATTCGCCTGAAGGAGACACAGGTAGATGAACAAGTCACGTACACCCCTTTTGCCCCTGAAGAAGTTTTTATCAAACCAGTCAGGCGCCGCAGCTTTGGTACTCGCCACCGCATCGGTGCCGCTGGTGATGGCCGCCGGCGCGGCTGTGGACTACGGCAATTCAGTGGCCGCGCAGGCCCGCCTGCAAGCAGCCACCGATGCCGCAGCACTTGCTGCCGGGCGTGAATCGAATCGTTCAGCCGCGGAACTGGAGACCATCGCCAACAGGTACTTCAAATCCAACTATGCCGCACCTTCGAACGCTGACCAGCCAACAATGAGCCTGAGTGTCGGCGCTGACGGACGATTGCAGGTGAACGGCGAGGTGAAAGTGAAGAACTACCTTATCGCCATAGCCGGTTTCAGCAAAACAACCGTGCGGGCCTCTTCCCAGGTCGCCAAGGACGGCAGCGGACTTGAAGTGGCACTGGTGTTCGACAATACCGGTTCCATGGGCAATCAAAGCCGGCTCTCAACCCTCAAGGTCGCGGCCCGTGATTTCGTCAATATCCTGTTCGGCCCGCGCGAAACCGCCAAAACCCTGAAAATAGCCGTGGTGCCGTTTTCGCAGTTCGTGAATGTCGGACCCGAAAAGGCTACCGAAAACTGGATCGACAAGGCAGGCCTTAACGCCTACTCAAAAGCCAATTTTTCATCAAGCAGCTGGCACAACTGGAAAGCCTGGGACGAAATTTCTAACCGCTCCTGGACTGGATGTGTTGAATCGCGTGCCGGTGCTCTGTCGGTTGATGATACGGCGCCTGACATCAACAACGGTGCAACCCTGTTTACGCCTGCATTTTCGCCGGACGAACCTGGCACCGACACTTCCAGGGCCGAATTTGAAATCGGCGATGGCAGTATTTACCGTTACAGAAACAGTTATCTGGCGGACAGCAACATCTCCAGCCTCAATGAACGCTTGCGCCACCAGGACAAATACCAGAGTGCTTCCGTTTCAACCACGTCACGCGGTCCCGACAGGGGCTGCAACATTCAACCCATCCTGGCCTTGAACAATGTCAAACAACCAGTGCTGGACACCCTGCACAACATGACGGCCAGCGGTTACACGCACGTTGCCGAAGGGGTTGGCTGGGGTTTGCGGGTATTGTCGCCAGGTGCGCCGTTTACCGAAGGTGTGTCCTATTCGGACCCAAAAATAACCAAGGCCATGGTGCTGTTGACCGACGGCGAGAACACATTTGATTCTGAACCAAATCACATCAGGTCGACCTATACGGCATATGGTTATCTGGGCCAGGCGCGACTTGGTTCGACCAACTATCACACAGCCGTTGCGGCGCAAAACACACTCCTGCAGCAGGCCTGCGCCAATGTGAAAGCGAAGGAAATCGTTGTCTATTCGTTTGCCTACAATGTGCCGAGCGCTACCCAGCGCAACCTGATCAAGAACTGCGCAACCAGCCCGGAGAAATATTTCGACCCTCCGACAAACGCTGCACTGGTGGCCAGCTTCCAGCAGATTGCGGACGAACTGCGCAAGCTGCATCTAAGCCGGTAGACACCACGATTGCCGCTTGGAGTGCTCGTTGCGCCTCACCGCGCAAGGGAAGCACTTCCGGCAAAGGAGAGAGCGCGCAGGACATCGTGTATGTCCTGCGCGCTCTGCTCGGGCTTCCCGGCTGAAGCCTTTCTGTCAGGCGATTAAAGGTTCTGCAGCCGGCGCGGGCATCACCCGGCAGCTTCAAGCTCGTCTCGACAACGCGAACTACACCTTTGCCTCGGCGAGCAGTTCGCTGATCATGGTCTGCACATTTTCATAGTCAAAGAAGCCGAACTCCTGGAACCGGATGATACCGTCCTTGTCGATAACAGCAGTTTCCGGCGTGCCGCGTGTATTGTAAGCCAGCATGGTTTCCGGCAGGTGGCTGCCGTCCTTGTGCCGGTCCAGTCCGACAGGCAGGCCAATCTCCTTTTCCTTGATATAGGCCGTCAGCCGGTCATTGTTCTGGTACTTGTGGCCTTCGAATACCGTGTGGATTTTCACCATCTGGAGGTGGCCTGACCTGATGTCGTCCGCGAACACTTGCTGCCAGTGTTTCATCAGCGGTCCGGAAAACTTGTTGCACCCCGGACACCAGAGCTGAAAGAAGTCGATGATGATGACTTTTCCCCTGTTGCCGGCGATGCTGCCGCCATCACCATTCAGCCAGCCCGACAGGTCCCATTCCGGCGCAGACTTGCCTGCTGCGGCCAGCACACGCTGGCTGGACGCGCCGGTGATGCCGGCCGCCGCCGCTGCAATCGCGGCCGATTGTGCCAGAAACGTCCGTCGAGTCTGGTTCTGCTTGCTGGTCATGGCTGGTTCTCCGGTTCACTGAAACGCCACCCAACCGTGCAACACGCCTGTTGCCGCTCACAACCAAATTCTTCGTGAGCCTGTGTCGTCACCGCGACACACTGTCCAAAACTTGCAGTTTGCCATGTATCCGGCGACGTCCTTGCGCTAAAAGACATTTTTCTGACGGCCCTTAAAGATCGAGCACGCCCGCGCATGACAGCTAAACCAGCCTATTTCAACAATGTTGCGATCACCGATGAACTTGTTGCCCAGCACGGCCTCAAGCCCGATGAGTATGACCGCTTTGAAAAACTCATCGGTCGCACCCCGACACTGACCGAGCTTGGGATCGTGTCGGCCATGTGGAACGAGCACTGCTCCTACAAGTCATCTAAGAAATGGCTCAAGACACTGCCGATCACCGGAGACCGTGTCATACAGGGACCCGGTGAAAACGCCGGCGTCATCGACATTGGCGACGGTCAGGCCATCGTGTTCAAGATGGAAAGCCATAACCACCCTTCTTTTATCGAGCCTTATCAGGGCGCTGGCACCGGCGTTGGAGGCATTCTGCGGGATGTCTTCACCATGGGAGCCCGCCCGATCGCAGCCCTTAACGCGTTGCGCTTTGGCGCGCCGGACCACCCCAAGACCCGCCACCTTGTCTCGGGCGTGGTCGCCGGCATTGGCGGCTACGGCAATTCCTTCGGCGTACCCACGGTAGGCGGCGAGGTGAACTTTCACGATCGATACAATGGCAACATACTGGTAAATGCCATGGCGGTCGGGCTGGCCGATGCAGACAAGATCTTCTATTCCGAAGCCAAGGGGGTGGGCCTGCCGGTTGTGTACCTCGGCGCGAAAACCGGCCGGGACGGCATTCACGGCGCCACCATGGCATCCGCTGAATTTGATGATTCGATCGAGGAAAAACGCCCCACGGTCCAGGTCGGTGACCCGTTTACCGAAAAATGCCTGCTCGAAGCCTGCATGGAACTGATGGCCTCGGGCGCCGTCATCGCCATTCAGGACATGGGAGCCGCGGGCCTTACCTGTTCTGCGGTTGAAATGGGAGCCAAGGGTGGACTTGGCGTCGAGTTGAACCTTAATGCCGTTCCCTGCCGCGAAGACGGCATGACCCCTTATGAAATGATGCTGTCGGAAAGCCAGGAACGCATGCTCATGGTGCTGCGCCCGGAACAGGAAAAGGAAGCCGAGGCCATATTCCACAAATGGGGCCTGGATTTTGCGATTGTCGGCAAGACCACCGATGACCTGCGCTTCCGTTGCATGTGGAATGATGAGGAAGTCGCCAACCTGCCGATCCGCGAGCTGGGCGACGAAGCGCCTGAATATGACAGGCCCTGGATTGAACCAACGGTCCCGGCAGCACTTTCTGCAGACGACATCCCTGCCCCGAATGATCTTGCAGAAGCGGTCGTCAAGCTGATGGGATCGCCCGACATGGCCTCGCGGCGCTGGGTCTGGGAACAGTATGACCACCTGATCCA is a genomic window of Anderseniella sp. Alg231-50 containing:
- a CDS encoding redoxin domain-containing protein; its protein translation is MTSKQNQTRRTFLAQSAAIAAAAAGITGASSQRVLAAAGKSAPEWDLSGWLNGDGGSIAGNRGKVIIIDFFQLWCPGCNKFSGPLMKHWQQVFADDIRSGHLQMVKIHTVFEGHKYQNNDRLTAYIKEKEIGLPVGLDRHKDGSHLPETMLAYNTRGTPETAVIDKDGIIRFQEFGFFDYENVQTMISELLAEAKV
- the purL gene encoding phosphoribosylformylglycinamidine synthase subunit PurL; translation: MTAKPAYFNNVAITDELVAQHGLKPDEYDRFEKLIGRTPTLTELGIVSAMWNEHCSYKSSKKWLKTLPITGDRVIQGPGENAGVIDIGDGQAIVFKMESHNHPSFIEPYQGAGTGVGGILRDVFTMGARPIAALNALRFGAPDHPKTRHLVSGVVAGIGGYGNSFGVPTVGGEVNFHDRYNGNILVNAMAVGLADADKIFYSEAKGVGLPVVYLGAKTGRDGIHGATMASAEFDDSIEEKRPTVQVGDPFTEKCLLEACMELMASGAVIAIQDMGAAGLTCSAVEMGAKGGLGVELNLNAVPCREDGMTPYEMMLSESQERMLMVLRPEQEKEAEAIFHKWGLDFAIVGKTTDDLRFRCMWNDEEVANLPIRELGDEAPEYDRPWIEPTVPAALSADDIPAPNDLAEAVVKLMGSPDMASRRWVWEQYDHLIQSNSAQVPGGDAAVVRVKDDGKAIAICTDVTPRYVEADPFEGGKQAVAEVWRNLTAVGAEPIAITDNLNFGNPEKPEIMGTFVKAVQGIGEACNALSFPVVSGNVSLYNETHGKGILPTPAIGGVGLLPDVSRMATLAFKNEGDAIILIGGHGSHLGQSMYLREVLGREQGTPPPVDLEQEKTNGDFVRMKIQKGRTTAVHDISDGGLVAALADMALASGTGCKIELPRDVETHAALFGEDQARYVLTCKPMDAHGLIGAAEDAGISASRIGTVTGSGLIVMGEASISLNKLREAHEGWFPDYMSTAAEVA
- a CDS encoding pilus assembly protein TadG-related protein, which codes for MNKSRTPLLPLKKFLSNQSGAAALVLATASVPLVMAAGAAVDYGNSVAAQARLQAATDAAALAAGRESNRSAAELETIANRYFKSNYAAPSNADQPTMSLSVGADGRLQVNGEVKVKNYLIAIAGFSKTTVRASSQVAKDGSGLEVALVFDNTGSMGNQSRLSTLKVAARDFVNILFGPRETAKTLKIAVVPFSQFVNVGPEKATENWIDKAGLNAYSKANFSSSSWHNWKAWDEISNRSWTGCVESRAGALSVDDTAPDINNGATLFTPAFSPDEPGTDTSRAEFEIGDGSIYRYRNSYLADSNISSLNERLRHQDKYQSASVSTTSRGPDRGCNIQPILALNNVKQPVLDTLHNMTASGYTHVAEGVGWGLRVLSPGAPFTEGVSYSDPKITKAMVLLTDGENTFDSEPNHIRSTYTAYGYLGQARLGSTNYHTAVAAQNTLLQQACANVKAKEIVVYSFAYNVPSATQRNLIKNCATSPEKYFDPPTNAALVASFQQIADELRKLHLSR
- a CDS encoding aminotransferase class I/II-fold pyridoxal phosphate-dependent enzyme; the encoded protein is MTNWFPEIQRTGAPIYVEIADAMAHDIDNGKLQPGEKLPPQRNLAFDIGVTIGTIGRAYALARQRGLVTGEVGRGTYVRCSEPPLSEAVTASSGFQQATGEAIPDGIHPAPGKLRLDSTSAPEVGQSSFITRHVAAIMADYPDKTTDYIRSLKPEWQQAGQAWLSTGGWQADVASIVPTLGVHAGMMAAIATLTAPGDRVAFEAVTYASLARAVNLIGRRPISVPMTEDGIDVDAFDHLCANQHPKAVVVIPTIQNPTTAIMPAATRENLATIARKHGVWIIEDNIYGACVDEAPAPIAALAPDITFHMGGLSKAVAAGIRSAWVSCPPAYVRSLPVAHKMLTGGMPFMLAETAARIVRAGEANTIARAVLRENLSRLAIIRETLSGHDFRSHDNSAFIWLKLPEPWRASLFVSAARDIGLLVDGDDEFQFSQDQASLHRIRIAFSTIPSHATLRDALVRLRRLLDAGPSGYDSYT